In one window of Agromyces badenianii DNA:
- the nagA gene encoding N-acetylglucosamine-6-phosphate deacetylase, translating into MSTAPVIIHSALLVSGTDTVADAWVRFDGDRVAARGIGDDWRDEVAEVAEVTDAAGRFLTAGFIDIHCHGAGGAAVDEGDDGIETVLAVHNAHGTTRSVLSLVTAPVERLANQLSTIARFAERDPRVLGAHLEGPFLDREFRGAHDPGLLRAPDEASVELLLDAAGGTLRQITIAPEHDGAMQAIARFAEADVKVAVGHTGADFETALAAFDAGATILTHAFNGMRGIHHRAPGPVVAAMRADQVTLEIINDGVHVHPDVVRLAFAGAPGRVALVTDAMAATGSADGVYVLGSLEVVVTDGVARLREGGSIAGSTLTQDDALRRAVFDCGISLHEAVGALTVTPAAAIGRAGDLGLLDRGFAADAVLLDAELRVEAVWGAGRRLA; encoded by the coding sequence GTGAGCACCGCGCCCGTCATCATCCACTCCGCGCTCCTCGTGAGCGGCACCGACACCGTCGCCGATGCCTGGGTTCGGTTCGACGGCGACCGGGTGGCCGCTCGCGGCATCGGCGACGACTGGCGCGACGAGGTGGCCGAGGTCGCCGAGGTGACGGATGCCGCGGGGCGCTTCCTCACCGCCGGATTCATCGACATCCATTGCCACGGGGCCGGCGGAGCGGCCGTCGACGAAGGCGACGACGGCATCGAGACCGTGCTCGCCGTGCACAACGCGCACGGCACGACCCGCTCGGTGCTCTCGCTCGTGACGGCGCCGGTCGAACGGCTGGCGAACCAGCTGTCGACGATCGCCCGGTTCGCGGAGCGCGATCCGCGCGTGCTCGGCGCTCACCTCGAGGGGCCGTTCCTCGACCGGGAGTTCCGCGGTGCGCACGACCCCGGCCTGCTCCGCGCCCCCGACGAGGCGTCCGTCGAACTGCTGCTCGATGCGGCCGGCGGCACCCTTCGGCAGATCACGATCGCCCCCGAGCACGACGGCGCGATGCAGGCGATCGCGCGGTTCGCCGAGGCTGACGTCAAGGTCGCCGTCGGGCACACCGGCGCCGACTTCGAGACGGCACTCGCCGCCTTCGACGCGGGGGCCACGATCCTCACCCATGCCTTCAACGGCATGCGCGGCATCCACCATCGCGCCCCCGGGCCGGTCGTCGCCGCGATGCGCGCAGACCAGGTCACCCTCGAGATCATCAACGACGGAGTGCACGTGCATCCCGATGTGGTGAGACTCGCCTTCGCCGGCGCCCCGGGCCGAGTGGCGCTCGTCACCGACGCGATGGCCGCGACCGGCTCGGCAGACGGGGTGTACGTGCTGGGCTCGCTCGAGGTCGTCGTCACCGACGGCGTCGCGCGCCTCCGAGAGGGCGGCTCGATCGCGGGTTCGACGCTCACGCAAGACGACGCCCTGCGGCGCGCGGTGTTCGACTGCGGCATCTCGCTCCACGAGGCGGTGGGTGCGCTCACGGTCACACCCGCCGCCGCGATCGGTCGGGCGGGCGACCTCGGCCTGCTCGACCGGGGATTCGCCGCGGACGCGGTGCTCCTCGACGCGGAGCTGCGTGTCGAGGCGGTGTGGGGCGCCGGGCGGCGTCTGGCCTGA
- a CDS encoding sigma-70 family RNA polymerase sigma factor has product MPPLRTDRTADATLIERARTGDRSAYAELWERHSASARTVARSYSSLDPDDLVAESFTKIYSAILAGGGPSGAFRPYLFTTIRNTAAGWGRARHETTLETLESFEDPATSESAALDALDRGATAQAFRALPTRWQEVLWYSEVENMTPQQIAPLLGMSANSTAALAYRAREGLRQAWIQAHLRNPANDPECRWTIDRLGSYTRGKLRGRETTRLEAHLDDCARCTIVAAEARDVGSRLALVLLPLTAGIGGATAYAAWLSQGAPATDLALGAAGSTAVVSGMHGTAGAAGAAGAAGGTGTAGGSAGAGSGAGGAASAGAGGAGAAGVGATGASTAAGIAGAVGGTGVAIGAGVGVLAIAAAAVAAVIIVPTLTPVEQPAPNAIVAEAAPDSARSIIPDVADDAPLPVVQPILPVPETLLPIPGDGAEPDLPGPLPAPVPAPAPSIGPIPVSQPEPKPEPEPVDIEALPPVLFEPDTANNRVDPDLSGTAEPAAVVVVTADDARTWTTTADEAGAWTAAPRGLRAGTTTLSVVQTDSAGNTSAPTVVQVTLLAPAMSVRPGRAEFTGQGGAFVVVELDGARYGWSFTLDAGGRAHDTNRPSWLWWAFPERVTVRYEVDGRTGPVSHPVRAPWFESDEGLTEAPEAPEAPEASEAPDVPEAPEVPKAPDVPDVPEAPDVPEAPEVPETPLPAGNLGG; this is encoded by the coding sequence GTGCCGCCGCTGCGTACCGACCGTACGGCCGACGCCACGCTCATCGAACGCGCGCGCACTGGCGACCGTTCGGCGTACGCCGAGCTCTGGGAGCGGCACTCGGCCTCGGCCCGCACGGTCGCGCGCTCGTACAGCTCGCTCGACCCCGACGACCTGGTCGCCGAGTCGTTCACGAAGATCTACAGCGCGATCCTGGCCGGCGGCGGGCCGAGCGGCGCCTTCCGCCCGTACCTCTTCACGACGATCCGCAACACGGCCGCGGGGTGGGGCCGCGCCCGCCACGAGACCACGCTCGAGACCCTCGAATCCTTCGAGGACCCGGCGACGAGCGAATCGGCCGCGCTCGATGCGCTCGACCGCGGGGCCACCGCGCAGGCGTTCCGCGCGCTGCCGACGCGATGGCAGGAGGTGCTCTGGTACTCCGAGGTCGAGAACATGACCCCCCAGCAGATCGCGCCCCTGCTCGGCATGAGTGCCAACAGCACGGCGGCCCTCGCCTATCGTGCCCGCGAGGGTCTGCGACAGGCGTGGATCCAGGCGCACCTGCGCAATCCCGCCAACGACCCCGAGTGCCGGTGGACGATCGATCGGCTCGGCAGCTACACGCGCGGCAAGCTCCGCGGCCGTGAGACGACTCGCCTCGAGGCGCACCTCGACGACTGCGCCCGGTGCACGATCGTCGCGGCGGAGGCCCGCGACGTCGGCTCGCGCCTCGCACTCGTGCTGCTGCCGCTGACCGCCGGCATCGGCGGGGCGACCGCGTATGCGGCCTGGCTCTCGCAGGGCGCACCGGCCACCGACCTCGCGCTCGGTGCCGCCGGTTCGACCGCGGTGGTCTCGGGTATGCACGGCACCGCCGGTGCCGCCGGTGCCGCCGGTGCCGCCGGTGGGACCGGTACTGCCGGCGGGTCGGCCGGCGCCGGCTCCGGGGCTGGTGGTGCCGCGAGCGCGGGTGCCGGCGGCGCGGGAGCCGCCGGGGTGGGCGCCACGGGGGCTTCGACGGCCGCGGGCATCGCCGGAGCCGTCGGAGGCACCGGGGTCGCCATCGGCGCCGGGGTCGGCGTGCTCGCCATCGCGGCAGCGGCGGTCGCCGCGGTCATCATCGTTCCGACCCTCACCCCGGTCGAACAGCCCGCCCCGAACGCCATCGTCGCCGAGGCGGCGCCCGACTCGGCCCGCAGCATCATTCCCGACGTCGCGGACGACGCTCCGCTCCCGGTCGTGCAGCCGATCCTGCCGGTGCCGGAGACCCTGCTGCCGATTCCCGGCGACGGGGCGGAACCGGACCTGCCGGGCCCGCTGCCCGCACCCGTCCCCGCCCCGGCGCCGAGCATCGGCCCGATACCCGTTTCGCAACCCGAGCCCAAACCCGAACCGGAACCCGTCGACATCGAGGCGCTGCCGCCGGTGCTGTTCGAACCCGACACGGCGAACAACCGCGTCGACCCCGATCTCAGCGGCACCGCCGAACCCGCAGCCGTCGTGGTCGTCACGGCCGATGATGCGCGCACCTGGACGACGACCGCCGACGAAGCCGGCGCCTGGACCGCCGCGCCTCGCGGGCTGCGCGCCGGCACGACGACGCTGTCGGTCGTGCAGACCGACTCCGCCGGCAACACCTCGGCGCCGACGGTCGTGCAGGTGACCCTGCTCGCCCCCGCCATGTCGGTTCGCCCCGGCCGCGCGGAGTTCACCGGTCAGGGCGGAGCCTTCGTCGTGGTCGAGCTCGACGGCGCCCGCTACGGCTGGTCGTTCACGCTCGACGCCGGGGGCCGGGCCCACGACACGAATCGGCCGTCGTGGCTCTGGTGGGCCTTCCCCGAGCGGGTCACGGTGCGCTACGAGGTCGATGGCCGCACCGGTCCCGTCTCGCACCCCGTGCGAGCACCGTGGTTCGAGAGCGACGAGGGCCTCACCGAGGCGCCAGAAGCGCCAGAGGCCCCCGAAGCATCCGAAGCGCCCGACGTGCCCGAGGCCCCCGAGGTGCCCAAGGCACCCGACGTGCCCGACGTGCCCGAGGCACCCGACGTGCCCGAGGCCCCCGAGGTGCCCGAGACACCGCTGCCGGCCGGTAATCTGGGCGGATGA
- a CDS encoding DeoR/GlpR family DNA-binding transcription regulator, translating to MNRAERLSAVLDLLAEGGQVDVDQIVARLEVSPATARRDLDALARQQLLTRTRGGAVAHSVAYDLPIRYKNQQNPGAKAAIAAAASALVPRGAVVGLCGGTTATAIADALMSRADIMEPAPDPSVTVVTNAINIAMQLAMRPQIKTVVTGGVVHARSYELVGAYADTVLGSITLDLAFIGVNGIDPAIGPTSHDEREAAVNALMASRAARAVLVADSSKIDKRAFAAIGPRRLFSTVITDSGLTRDQHDRLVDAGYDVIVA from the coding sequence ATGAACCGTGCAGAGCGCCTGAGCGCCGTGCTCGACCTCCTCGCCGAGGGCGGCCAGGTCGACGTCGACCAGATCGTTGCGCGTCTCGAGGTCTCGCCAGCGACGGCGCGACGAGATCTCGATGCGCTCGCCCGGCAGCAGCTCCTCACCCGCACCCGCGGCGGCGCGGTCGCCCACTCGGTCGCCTACGACCTGCCGATCCGCTACAAGAACCAGCAGAATCCGGGCGCGAAAGCCGCCATCGCCGCGGCGGCGAGCGCGCTCGTGCCGCGCGGCGCGGTGGTGGGACTCTGCGGCGGCACCACGGCCACCGCGATCGCCGACGCGCTCATGTCGCGCGCCGACATCATGGAGCCGGCCCCCGACCCGAGCGTCACGGTCGTCACCAATGCGATCAACATCGCCATGCAGCTCGCGATGCGCCCGCAGATCAAGACGGTCGTGACGGGCGGCGTCGTGCACGCCCGCTCCTACGAGCTCGTCGGCGCCTACGCCGACACGGTGCTCGGCAGCATCACCCTCGACCTCGCCTTCATCGGCGTGAACGGCATCGACCCGGCCATCGGGCCCACTTCGCACGACGAACGCGAGGCCGCGGTCAACGCGCTCATGGCGAGCCGGGCCGCGCGTGCGGTGCTCGTGGCCGACTCGTCGAAGATCGACAAGCGGGCGTTCGCGGCGATCGGTCCACGCAGGCTCTTCTCCACCGTCATCACCGACTCGGGGCTGACCCGCGACCAGCACGATCGACTCGTCGACGCGGGCTACGACGTTATCGTTGCTTAG